The following DNA comes from Fusarium fujikuroi IMI 58289 draft genome, chromosome FFUJ_chr03.
TAACATTGGACCCCGGAGATATGCTTTATCTTCCTGCTATGTGGTAAGTCATTTTACAAGCCCTGTTTTTTCCGCTAAATATCAATTACTAACATCGTTTAGGTATCACAAAGTGCTCCAATCGTGcgccgaggaagacgaagggTTCGTCCTCGCCGTCAACTACTGGTACCAAACCACATACTTTTAATTACCCCTGCAATGCTAACCAGAACCCTTAAACTAGGTACGACTTGGACTTTACAGGTCCACTTTATCCTACATCGGCTTTTGTTCGTGATATAAGCTTGGGAAATAGGAAGTAGTCTAGAAATCCGCCCCACACAGCATAAAaccaaaacaccagacctaTATCTACACCTCAACCCGATGCCACCCATTattacttcttcttcttggcaatcCTCTTCTGCGCTCGCAATTCCTTCTTTTGTCTGGGATCTACGATGCGATACCTCCCCTTGGTCCCGGCAGGACGGCCCTTGATGCCCCGGTTGAGACCGCGGGCGACGACGACCTTGGGCGCCTGCTTTTTGGGCTTCTTTGCTGCTTTCGAGATGAGGCGTGAGATGCTGtcagccttctccttctcggtcATGTTTTCGTCATTGTTGAGTAATTctgacttcttcttgagcttctccagcttctgcgcggccttgaacttcttgcgAGCCTTAGCCTCGCGCACCTTCTTGATGGGGCGAGCATTGAAAGCTcgcagcttctccttgatagcCTGCGCAGCAGCCTTGCTGATGGGTTTCTGAAGCTTGTCATGCCGTGATTCATCCTCGACAAACCAGTCTGGTAAGCCATCTCGATCACGGAAGGCGTATTTATTGTAGCCGTCATCAATAGCATCGTACGTGCTCTTTTGGCCAGTAGCTAGCTGATGCGCTAAACTCATCGCCTCAGCTGtgatgatatcgatatcTTTGTGACTGTTAGTAATAATGCCATTGTCCGAGAAGTCTTGCCCTTACCTGGTCTCCCATCGGCTCTTCGGGTGTCCTTGTCCCAATCATCGTCTTGATTTCGCTTCACTACCTCGAACCCATTCTCATTGTCTCCCATCTCAGAATCAGAGTCGGCAGGGGCCGTTTTGGTCTTGGTAGGCTTAGTAGGAGCCTCAGCTTTGCGATTCTTCGCTTGTTGGGCCACAATGGCTGCGGCATCTCGGTTGACTTCTTCGTCCGCGCTGTCTACAGCAGCATCTTCCTGTTCAGGTAAGATTCCGCTTATGCCCGAGAAGATGTCTTGGTTGAAAAAGGCCGTTGCTCGCTTTGATAAGCCATTCGCTCCCTTTGAAGAATCCAGATCGCGGATGAGTCCCCCTGTAGGagcctcgtcttcttcgtcggaAGAGgaatcatcctcctcaagctccgaAGAGTCATCTTTCTCATCGGCTTCCTCACCAGACAGCCCATCCCACTCGTCATCACCGAAATTCTTACGAGCCTTCTTCGCTCGGTACTTCGCgtcaacctcagccttgcGCTCTTTGTACTGGTCGTACATGGACTCAAGCTCTCGCTCCAAGCGATCTTCTTCAGGgtcactctcatcatccGTCTCTCCTGATGAGCCAAGGCCACTGTCAGCCTCCTTCTGGGTCGCTTGAGTGGGCACAATCATCTTGCCGCGATTTAATCTTCGCATGGCGTCTGTCTTGTCGACTTTCTTGAGTGAAAACATTGCCCCCTCGCCAATTGGTCCGCTTTCTTCTAGACCGATGTCGAATGGTGTAGTCATGTTGAGTTGCATGCGTACTACCTCGCGTTGTTTTCGCTCGTTTTCCTTGCGCTTCTCTCGTTTTCGTTTGGTGTTTTCTCGGTCCTTCATGTTTTGTAGTTCCTCCTGGATCTTGAGTTCTTCATCCATTgactcaacctcagccaCCTCCTCAGGTTCCTCCACTATTGCGGCCTGTGGGGTTTTGAGTTGGAAGATGTCCCTCATTTTTAACCGCCACTTGAGCAGAATTTTGAAGTCTTTTCGTCCCAGCACTCGTAGATCTGAACAACAGTTTCGAATTTCGTCTGTAGTCTCGGGAAGTTTGTCAAGAGCGGCCAGGGCAACATCTCCATTGGGTGGCTGCTTGAAGGAAAGTCGGTTGTAGGAGCCTAGCACAGCGATTGGATCTGTTGTTTGAATGAATTCTGAAGCCGCCATCTCCTTGAACTGTGTGAAGTCGCCTTCTTCGTAACCATCTCGCTTACGCTTTTTGACTTCAGGATTGTAGACCTTAGCCTCATTGTTGGGGGTTGGGTCCTGGAGTTCCGCAAAGACGTATTTGGGGTCGAGAAGTCGCGGGTCCAGTTTCTTTGGAGATTTGTACCCTCGACACACGACAAAAATTTCGGCTGAAACTTGAcgagaagctggaggagaAGTTGCATCAACCTTTGTAAAGAGCTGGTTTAGCACCCAAAGAAAGCTGTTATATTCTTTGGAACGGAACACCTTTGATACAAACACTCCATTCGGCTTCAAAAATTCCGTCGCTAATTTCAAACTGTGTAAAGCAAGCTGTCACAGTGTCTCGGTCAGCTAGTGTTGGAAGAGAGTCGTTAAACTCAGTATAGAGTAGAAGTACAAACCTCAACTTGGTTGAAAGAGTCCTGAACCCAAGCTGTTCCAACGTTGGGAGCACCATCGTGTATTACAGTATCGGCCTTCCATGTCTTCAAGTGCTGTCGTAGAGTGGCTCGACATTCCGGACTTTTGATGTCGCTGGTGAAGCTGAGCACCCCGGGGATTGGCTTAATGGGCGTGAGGTCACAACCAATAATCAAACTTTGCCGCGGCATAAATTCTGCACAGACCTGTAACCATGACTTGAGGAGTGTTAGCACAAGATGCAAAGTAGAAGCATATCATAAGACTTACACCAGGCGCGGCGCAAAGATCGATGACGACCTTGCTCTGCTCGAGGAAGCCATacttcttgttgagctgtATAAGCTTGAAAGCTGCTCTCGCTCTATACCCCTTTTCCTTCGCAAGGCGGTACCTGGGTTATATTCGTTAACTTCTATATACTGGGTTCATAGTTTGGGTGAGCTTGCCATTTGTCGAGACGCCCCTTGCCATGCTAATCCCATTGTCAGTTTGCGCTCTGAAGATTATAACGGTTTCGTTACCTTTTTTTGGATCACCATTGTGGTGATTTGGAACGAGCGCGGTTGTCGGTGAGAAGCGGTACTGGCGATGTTGTGTTGAGGATGTTGCAGAGAAGAACGACACACGATGTTCTCAATACTCAAAAAAGTTTGGCCCCACCAGAAATTTTGCGACCGATAAGCCAATCACGTGCAGATAAGACTAAAGTCTTGTCCCTTGTTTCCGGGACATAGATCAATTAGTATTGGTAATGATTTCTCGAGTCGTTAAAGTCAACCTCTGTGTCCTAGgagtagtaatataaattgATTAAATTACCAAAGATGATTTCTTTGAGAGCTTGCATTCATCTATTGCTGAATCTTTTGGCAAGACTGTCAGTAAACTCAGTGTCCATAAGCCACTATAATATAGTGGGGCTGATTACCTAATTCCCGCATTAGCTTCTCGTTCTCGAAATGGCGGCACGAATGATATCAGAAGTTATTGGGAGAACAGACCACATCAAAAAGCGGCTCAACTCACTCAACCTTGAATGCTCCTCGCCTGTCTCGGTCATTGTCACCAACAACTCGGGCGCGTTGTCGGCCCTCACCATCAAGACTTTGATCTTGAACTATTGCAAAACGGCCAGCGACAATCATGAGCGGACGAGTCCTCGCTGCAGGGCTGCGGCCTCTCCCACGCCGCGCTGCGGTTCTTCCCGTTAGACACCTGCATCGCCAATCTACTGGCGGACTTCTTCAAGCCGATGCTGCGATACGAGCCACCCGAAAGCGAATGTGGCAGGGTGGAAATGCATTTCACAATGCTGTTACCACGAGGAATGCCTCCTTCGCGAGGTTTTTGCCCAAGCTGATGGTCAAGTTTCTAAGGGTGCCGGCAATGTTTGGCGGTGTGGCCATCGGTGCTTTTGCTTGGGTACAATATCAAGCTGCCCGTACGTCAAGACTCGGATAACAAAGTTGCCAACGTTTTCACTAACTAAACGCAGAGGCTGGTACATTCGCCGTGAATTTATTCAACACAACTACGGATACTATATCGAGTACGGCTTCGAGCTTATTCGGAGGTGCCAAGGATATCGCCGATCAGGTCAACCGAGGATGGGAAAGCACGAAAGAAAAAGCAGAACTACCTGACTGGGCCAAACAACTCTTTAAAATTCAAGAAGATATCGGTACTGGCGGTTCGGGAGGTTCgggcggtggtggtgagcCAAAGCAGAGCAAATTCGGTGCCGcagctgctgttggtgcCTCAGCCGCCGCCTACGGATACGACAAGTCGGATGAAGAGGACCCTCGAAATGGCGAACAGGCGGCCAAGGATGACCAAATGATGGTTctgaccaagaagatgatcgAGATCCGAAGCATTCTCCAGAGAGTTGGCCAGTCAAGCACTCTCACACTTCCTTCTATCGTCGTTATTGGCTCTCAGTCCTCGGGAAAGAGCTCCGTCCTGGAGGCCATCGTTGGCCACGAGTTTCTTCCCAAGGGATCCAATATGGTTACAAGGAGGCCGATCGAACTCACACTTGTCAACACACCCTCATCCAGGGAAGAGTATGGTGAATTCCCGGATCTCGGATTGAGGCGCATTTCCGACTTCGGATCTATTCAGCGAACGTTGACTGAACTTAACCTTGCCGTTCCTGATAGCCAATGTGTCTCCGACGACCCGATTCATCTTACAATTTATTCCCCCAACGTTCCCGACCTGTCACTTATCGATCTTCCCGGCTACATCCAGGTTGTGGGTCAGGACCAGCCTCTAGAACTGAAACAGAAGATTTCCGAACTCTGCGACAAGTACATTCAACCTCCCAACGTCATCCTCGCCATTTCAGCTGCTGATGTCGATCTTGCAAATTCCACTGCTCTTCGAGCATCCCGCCGAGTTGATCCCCGAGGCGAGCGAACTATCGGTGTTATTACTAAGATGGACTTGGTTGACCCTGTCCGCGGAGCAAGCATTTTGAATGACCAGCAATACCCTCTGAGACTGGGTTATGTGGGCGTTGTTCCTAAAGCTCCTCAGAACCAGGGGCTCTTTAAAATGGGTAACACTAACCTACTCTCACAAATTGTGAAGCACGAGAATGCTTTCTTCTCGTCTCACCCTATGGAGTTTGGCCCTGAGGCTGGTGTTAATGTTGGAACCCCCACGTTGCGTAAGAAGCTTATGCACGTTTTGGAACAGACCATGTCGAGCAGCCTACAAAGCACCAGTGATGCTATTCGACAAGAACTCGAGGAGGCCACTTACGAGTTCAAAGTCCAATACAACGATCGACCTCTTTCAGCCGAGTCGTACCTTGCGGAGAGCCTTGACGCTTTCAAGCACTCTTTCAAGCAATTTGCAGAGGAATTCGGCCGCCCTCAGATGCATGAGCTTCTGAAGCACGAGCTCGACCAGAAGGTTCTTGATTTATTGGCTGCCAGATATTGGAACAAGCCCATCGATGACCTTTCACCCATTAACCCCGACCTCGACAACCTTGCCGATCTTCCCAAGGCTCCTGCTGACTCCCTTTACTGGCATCGACAATTGGATGCTTCCACATCCGCGCTTAcgaagcttggtgttggacGTTTGGCCACAACAGCAGTTGCCTCTTCCATTCAGGCTCACATCGATTCTCTTATCAGCAACTCCAGCTTCGCTAGCCATCCCTTTGCCCGACAGGCTATCATGGAGGCTGCCTCTACTATTTTGAACGAGAGATTCTACAGCACCAGCGACCAAGTGGAAAACTGCATCAAACCTTACAAGTTTGagattgagcttgaggaccgAGAGTGGACCAAGGGCCGTGATCACGTTGGAGGTGTACTCAAGAAGGAGCTCCAAGACTGTGAAAAAGCCatgaagaacttggaagACAGCGTCGGTGGACGAAGAAAGATCAAGGAAGTCATGGCCTTTGTCGACAAGGCCCGTAAGGGCGAAGTCGCTGTCGAGGGTGACAATCGTAGTGGCGCTGGTGGTTTCAGCGCTGCTCTCCTGAGCAAGGGTAAGTTGACCACAAATCCCCGAAAGCCTAGATACTAACGAATTCACAGGACGTGAGGCTGTTTTCTTGCGCGACAGAgccgacatcatcaagatgcGCCTACTGGCTGTTAAGTCAAAGCAGTGCGCTGACCCTAAGAACAAGTATTACTGCCCTGAAGTATTCCTCGATGCTGCTGCCACTAAGATGGCATCCACTGCCGTCCTTTTCCTCAATGTTGAGCTCCTTTCCGAGTTCTACTACAACTTTCCCCGAGAGCTCGACCTCCGTCTAGGACGCCACCTGTCCGAGGATCAGATTGAGAAGTTCGCCAAGGAGGATCCCAAGATTCGCCGACACTTGGAGGTTATTCGCCGCAAGGAGCTGCTTGAGTTGGtccttgagaagatggagagtcTACGACAGCTTGAGGGCCGGGATCGCGAGAAAGGAAACTCCGGCTCGCGACGCGACCGTAAGCAGAGCCGATGGGGTCTGTTCTAAATAGGCTTCCCCTTTAAAATGAGAAATGAGGTCATACTGGGAGTAAGGAGTTGAATGCTTGGTTGTTGATTTTAGAATATTGCCGCAACcagaaagacaagacaaaatTGTCTGAGGAACGCGGTTGTTGGGTATGCTTAAGGGGGACCTGTTGGTCTCTCCGACTGTATCTTGTCaacatatgtatgtatgcaaaATCGATTGATGGCAGGCGGATGCAGGGGGCACGTTGTATGAGGATGTGTATAGAAGTGCTTGATTGCGCGCAAGGATACCCTCCTCAATAACATTGAATAGTATAGTCTACTCAAATAGCGATAACTACTAACATGACGCTCCATTTATGTTCTCTAGATATATATGACTGCGTGTAAATCATCATGTACAGAATTTATCATTATTATCCCAATGATAGAGACTCCTTACTCTTATGTACTACCTTCAGTGGTCATTTGTAATGTCACCTCCCATCGAATGCTGCCTCCATGGCCGTATCCCTCGCCCAATCTGTTCtggatcaaggctgagatgcGCTGCCGTAGCTTGCTGAGCGACATCTCATCGTAGCCCTTGACAACACTCAACTTGAGGTTGGCCATGCAGAGACCATAGTGAACTTGCCAGAACTGGGCATCATCGATGGTCACCACGCTAGGTTCGGTCTCAATCTCCCTCAGAACGGCACTGACACCGTTGTTGCCTCCAGTACCGCCATAAGACATCAGTAGCATAAGACCCTGAGCTACGGCGAGTCTCATTCCCAGAGCAAACATGGCAAAAGCAATGACGACACAGATGAGACGGTCGAGCCATGTGTAGAGCGAGATAGAGAGTaggggaagaagagcaaTGACAGCGGAGAAGGACAGGGTGAGGAAGTGGAAAGGATTAGAGAGAACGcttggaagagaagcaaggtACGAGACACGCATGAGTTTTGCAATGCGGGCATGGTTTCGAAGTCCATATGCCGAGACCAATGTGCTCACCATTGCGGCAGCAGACACGAGGTCAACAGAGCCATCTGGGCCTTCATGGCCATGTTCATGGTGAGCCTCGTGGCTACCAAGAGACTCCAGGAAGTGTTTGAGAGTGTGGGAGATCAGGTCAAAGCCTCCAAAGAGTAGGAAAACAGACATAGCGAAACCAGCAAGGACCTCTGCTCTCTCGAGGCCAAAAGGGTGCCGGATACTGCTACGTCGCCAAACTTCAAAATTGCCGAGGACATCAACCATGACACAAACAGCAGCACTACCAGCGTCAAAAAAGACGAGGTGCGAGAGGGCTGTTGTAGCAAGAGACCCTTCTGAACGGAAAAAAACATATGTAGCCACGGCAAGATGGCACATACTCCAGTAGCAATGGATGCGTTGGTCTTTTGTCATGCTCTTCCATGCTTCGCGAACGGTTGGTATCGGTAGAGAAGCGGGGAGAACTGGAGGCGGCCTCTGCGGTGGCTCTTTGAAGATCTGATGTTGTGAGGAGATACTACTGTGTTTGTATCTATGTCCGCGA
Coding sequences within:
- a CDS encoding probable SPB1-required for ribosome synthesis, putative methylase; amino-acid sequence: MARGVSTNGKLTQTMNPGYRARAAFKLIQLNKKYGFLEQSKVVIDLCAAPGSWLQVCAEFMPRQSLIIGCDLTPIKPIPGVLSFTSDIKSPECRATLRQHLKTWKADTVIHDGAPNVGTAWVQDSFNQVELALHSLKLATEFLKPNGVFVSKVFRSKEYNSFLWVLNQLFTKVDATSPPASRQVSAEIFVVCRGYKSPKKLDPRLLDPKYVFAELQDPTPNNEAKVYNPEVKKRKRDGYEEGDFTQFKEMAASEFIQTTDPIAVLGSYNRLSFKQPPNGDVALAALDKLPETTDEIRNCCSDLRVLGRKDFKILLKWRLKMRDIFQLKTPQAAIVEEPEEVAEVESMDEELKIQEELQNMKDRENTKRKREKRKENERKQREVVRMQLNMTTPFDIGLEESGPIGEGAMFSLKKVDKTDAMRRLNRGKMIVPTQATQKEADSGLGSSGETDDESDPEEDRLERELESMYDQYKERKAEVDAKYRAKKARKNFGDDEWDGLSGEEADEKDDSSELEEDDSSSDEEDEAPTGGLIRDLDSSKGANGLSKRATAFFNQDIFSGISGILPEQEDAAVDSADEEVNRDAAAIVAQQAKNRKAEAPTKPTKTKTAPADSDSEMGDNENGFEVVKRNQDDDWDKDTRRADGRPDIDIITAEAMSLAHQLATGQKSTYDAIDDGYNKYAFRDRDGLPDWFVEDESRHDKLQKPISKAAAQAIKEKLRAFNARPIKKVREAKARKKFKAAQKLEKLKKKSELLNNDENMTEKEKADSISRLISKAAKKPKKQAPKVVVARGLNRGIKGRPAGTKGRYRIVDPRQKKELRAQKRIAKKKK
- a CDS encoding related to dynamin-like protein, giving the protein MSGRVLAAGLRPLPRRAAVLPVRHLHRQSTGGLLQADAAIRATRKRMWQGGNAFHNAVTTRNASFARFLPKLMVKFLRVPAMFGGVAIGAFAWVQYQAAQAGTFAVNLFNTTTDTISSTASSLFGGAKDIADQVNRGWESTKEKAELPDWAKQLFKIQEDIGTGGSGGSGGGGEPKQSKFGAAAAVGASAAAYGYDKSDEEDPRNGEQAAKDDQMMVLTKKMIEIRSILQRVGQSSTLTLPSIVVIGSQSSGKSSVLEAIVGHEFLPKGSNMVTRRPIELTLVNTPSSREEYGEFPDLGLRRISDFGSIQRTLTELNLAVPDSQCVSDDPIHLTIYSPNVPDLSLIDLPGYIQVVGQDQPLELKQKISELCDKYIQPPNVILAISAADVDLANSTALRASRRVDPRGERTIGVITKMDLVDPVRGASILNDQQYPLRLGYVGVVPKAPQNQGLFKMGNTNLLSQIVKHENAFFSSHPMEFGPEAGVNVGTPTLRKKLMHVLEQTMSSSLQSTSDAIRQELEEATYEFKVQYNDRPLSAESYLAESLDAFKHSFKQFAEEFGRPQMHELLKHELDQKVLDLLAARYWNKPIDDLSPINPDLDNLADLPKAPADSLYWHRQLDASTSALTKLGVGRLATTAVASSIQAHIDSLISNSSFASHPFARQAIMEAASTILNERFYSTSDQVENCIKPYKFEIELEDREWTKGRDHVGGVLKKELQDCEKAMKNLEDSVGGRRKIKEVMAFVDKARKGEVAVEGDNRSGAGGFSAALLSKGREAVFLRDRADIIKMRLLAVKSKQCADPKNKYYCPEVFLDAAATKMASTAVLFLNVELLSEFYYNFPRELDLRLGRHLSEDQIEKFAKEDPKIRRHLEVIRRKELLELVLEKMESLRQLEGRDREKGNSGSRRDRKQSRWGLF
- a CDS encoding related to Anopheles mitochondrial NADH dehydrogenase subunit 2, with amino-acid sequence MSDYQGASSFQNLRPPSLVIQGDSDDDFDITNHEAFIDFGGDRENDSIAINRQLNREAIAQNSATSNLLIPSPAAASSSSLSLPTMGGEDEKGDSAASPGFKNPFNFQTQVISTGPVKSNIGQRRGHRYKHSSISSQHQIFKEPPQRPPPVLPASLPIPTVREAWKSMTKDQRIHCYWTLSHLVFFDAGSAAVCVMVDVLGNFEVWRRSSIRHPFGLERAEVLAGFAMSVFLLFGGFDLISHTLKHFLESLGSHEAHHEHGHEGPDGSVDLVSAAAMVSTLVSAYGLRNHARIAKLMRVSYLASLPSVLSNPFHFLTLSFSAVIALLPLLSISLYTWLDRLICVVIAFAMFALGMRLAVAQGLMLLMSYGGTGGNNGVSAVLREIETEPSVVTIDDAQFWQVHYGLCMANLKLSVVKGYDEMSLSKLRQRISALIQNRLGEGYGHGGSIRWEVTLQMTTEGST